The following are encoded in a window of Halosolutus halophilus genomic DNA:
- a CDS encoding LysE family translocator, with protein MNAIIAEESVVRGWTAGFWAGLGAMVADVVFFVLALAGIVAIIDQYPAVRPILYVAGGLLMCYFAVGAIEEARSAASFTDGGRGESKGFRKTFVLALTNPYQIGFWLTVGVGLLQSGSLDVFSHVPGAGAVLEGALVVQTGSPALLLGFFGGIGLWIVAYPAALVAAGRRVDAFAPIVAALSAVVLAGFGLLFLVVGTLGVL; from the coding sequence ATGAACGCCATCATCGCCGAGGAGAGCGTCGTCCGCGGCTGGACGGCCGGCTTCTGGGCCGGCCTCGGCGCGATGGTCGCCGACGTCGTCTTCTTCGTACTCGCGCTCGCCGGCATCGTCGCGATCATCGACCAGTACCCGGCGGTCCGGCCGATCCTCTACGTCGCCGGCGGACTCCTGATGTGTTACTTCGCCGTCGGCGCGATCGAGGAGGCCCGATCGGCGGCCTCGTTCACGGACGGCGGCCGCGGCGAGTCGAAGGGGTTTCGCAAAACGTTCGTGCTCGCGCTGACGAACCCCTACCAGATCGGGTTCTGGCTCACCGTCGGCGTCGGGTTGCTCCAGTCGGGCAGCCTCGACGTCTTCTCGCACGTGCCGGGTGCGGGGGCGGTCCTCGAGGGAGCGCTCGTCGTCCAGACCGGTTCGCCGGCCCTGCTGCTTGGATTCTTCGGCGGCATCGGGCTCTGGATCGTCGCCTACCCCGCCGCGCTGGTCGCCGCGGGGCGGCGGGTCGACGCCTTCGCGCCGATCGTCGCCGCTCTCAGCGCCGTCGTGCTGGCCGGATTCGGCCTGCTATTTCTCGTCGTCGGCACCCTCGGGGTCCTCTGA
- a CDS encoding TlpA family protein disulfide reductase: MDLDGATMNRRALLAAAAGLGTVGAGGCLDGGSGGNEIDDADDADDGADGDGGPPYEIELIDAPGSEAGTVTVPQSGQVVLVNFTRQFCPTSIGYLSNVGEAYDRLASEYDVGPDGDVFVLSVIDWTQGATPSNEELADWWIENDGYWPIGIDRSGEFFDEYHNTDEFPGTAAIDGDGEVHWDDLGGTTPSNIVSGVRGAVEAESGVETESTAETDENDAAGETNETDADGRSDAD; this comes from the coding sequence ATGGACCTGGACGGAGCGACGATGAATCGGCGCGCCCTCCTCGCGGCCGCCGCCGGTCTGGGGACGGTCGGCGCCGGTGGCTGTCTCGATGGTGGTTCGGGCGGGAACGAGATCGACGACGCCGACGACGCCGACGACGGCGCGGACGGCGACGGCGGCCCGCCGTACGAAATCGAACTGATCGACGCGCCCGGCAGCGAGGCGGGGACGGTCACCGTCCCGCAGTCGGGCCAGGTCGTGCTCGTCAACTTCACGCGGCAGTTCTGTCCGACGAGCATCGGGTATCTCTCGAACGTCGGCGAGGCGTACGACCGACTCGCCTCGGAGTACGACGTCGGACCGGACGGCGACGTGTTCGTGCTGTCGGTCATCGACTGGACCCAGGGCGCGACGCCGTCGAACGAGGAACTGGCCGACTGGTGGATCGAAAACGACGGCTACTGGCCGATCGGCATCGATCGATCCGGCGAGTTCTTCGACGAGTACCACAACACCGACGAGTTCCCGGGGACGGCCGCGATAGACGGCGACGGGGAGGTCCACTGGGATGATCTCGGCGGGACGACGCCGTCGAACATCGTCTCTGGCGTCAGGGGCGCCGTCGAAGCCGAGTCCGGCGTCGAGACGGAATCGACGGCCGAGACCGACGAGAACGACGCGGCCGGAGAGACCAACGAAACCGACGCGGACGGACGTTCGGACGCGGACTGA
- a CDS encoding class I SAM-dependent methyltransferase: protein MTDERERWNEKYRDVEFDLPDDPIPDLERRIATLPEGRALDVATGTGRNAVFLADHGYEVDAIDISDEALSQARTRAEARGVDASVNWHRTDVADFDFGAERYDVITVSFFAGLDVIPDLKDALAPGGVLVYEHHLRTSDPVEIGPTSDRHRYRSNDLLRACLDLTVLSYEERRRPLPGGVAAVATLVARNSVGGEQSYPALADRRGAEGRKT from the coding sequence GTGACCGACGAACGCGAGCGCTGGAACGAGAAGTACAGGGACGTCGAGTTCGACCTCCCCGACGATCCGATCCCGGACCTCGAACGACGGATCGCGACGTTGCCGGAGGGACGCGCCCTCGACGTCGCGACCGGAACCGGGCGCAACGCCGTCTTCCTCGCCGATCACGGCTACGAGGTCGACGCGATCGACATCTCCGACGAGGCCCTCTCGCAGGCACGGACGCGGGCCGAGGCTCGCGGCGTCGACGCGAGCGTCAACTGGCACCGGACCGACGTCGCCGACTTCGATTTCGGAGCGGAGCGGTACGACGTCATCACGGTAAGTTTCTTCGCGGGGCTGGACGTGATCCCCGACCTGAAAGACGCACTCGCGCCGGGCGGCGTCCTCGTCTACGAGCACCACCTGCGCACGAGCGATCCCGTCGAGATCGGACCGACGAGCGATCGCCACCGGTACCGCTCGAACGACCTGCTCCGGGCGTGTCTGGACCTGACCGTGCTCTCCTACGAGGAGCGGCGGCGACCGCTACCGGGGGGAGTCGCGGCGGTCGCGACCCTCGTTGCACGGAACTCCGTCGGTGGGGAGCAGTCGTATCCGGCGCTCGCCGATCGTCGGGGAGCGGAAGGGCGGAAGACGTGA
- a CDS encoding TlpA family protein disulfide reductase: MRRRDLVAGIGSLGVLGGGVALLRNGMPSIGDDSRPEPADEDGSNGPVEVETIDARGSEAGTVQVPADRVTVVSFFVTGCGQCQAHMPHLAEARRDLRDDYGSDVRFLSVTYQSLGKMPPEELRDWWAAHDGNWAVGYDPNSSLSASYGVVGYPVTVVIDADGENRWQEKGVLDPETIVEAAEPVLDARQGASTANETGNAGDTDEESTSTA, encoded by the coding sequence GTGAGACGCCGCGACCTCGTCGCCGGTATCGGGAGCCTCGGCGTCCTCGGTGGGGGCGTCGCGCTCCTGCGGAACGGGATGCCCTCGATCGGAGACGACAGCCGTCCCGAGCCAGCCGACGAAGACGGATCGAACGGCCCCGTCGAGGTCGAGACGATCGACGCCCGCGGGAGCGAGGCCGGGACGGTCCAGGTGCCGGCCGATCGGGTCACGGTCGTCAGCTTCTTCGTCACGGGCTGTGGCCAGTGCCAGGCACACATGCCGCACCTCGCCGAGGCCCGCCGAGACCTCCGGGACGACTACGGCTCCGACGTCCGGTTCCTGTCGGTCACCTACCAGTCGCTCGGCAAGATGCCACCCGAAGAACTCCGGGACTGGTGGGCGGCCCACGACGGCAACTGGGCGGTCGGTTACGACCCTAATTCGTCGCTCTCGGCGTCGTACGGCGTCGTCGGCTATCCCGTCACGGTCGTGATCGACGCGGACGGCGAGAACCGGTGGCAGGAGAAGGGCGTCCTGGATCCCGAAACGATCGTCGAGGCCGCCGAGCCCGTACTGGACGCGCGACAGGGGGCGTCGACCGCGAACGAGACGGGCAACGCCGGCGATACCGACGAGGAGTCGACGTCGACTGCCTGA